TTGAACCCGAACAGCCTGCCGGACAGCGCCATCACCCACATCGCGGCGGGCGGCTTGTCGACGGTGATGGCATTACCGGCATCGAGCGAACCGAACAGCCAGGCCTTCCAGTTCTGGGTTCCCGCCTGCGCCGCCGCGGCGTAAAAGCTGTTGCCCCACCCGTTGGACCCCAGCCCCCACAGGTAGAGCACCGCGGTGCCGGTCAGCAGGGCCAGCAGGCCCGGACGCTCCCAGCGGGCGCGCGGGCTGTCCGCCTCGGTGGTGGCACTCGGTTCTTCGACGGTCAATGTCATGGGCGGCAGTCCTTCAACTCGTGGAATGGATCAGCGACGGGGGTGGAACACCCAGCCGCGCAACAGGACGAAGCGGGCAGCGGTGGCGATGAGGTTGGCCGCCACCAGCACGGTGGTCTCGACCGCCTTGCCCGGATTCTCGGCGATCGCGTGCAACCCGGCCAGCGAACCGCTGGTGATCGCCAGCGCGATGGCGAAGACGATCAGCCCCTCGACATGATGGCGGGCAACGGCTTTGGATCCCCGGACACCAAAGGTGAACCGCCGGTTGGCTGCGGTGTTGCCGATCGCGGTGATCAGCAACGCCGCGAAGTTCGCCCATTGCGCACCGAGCAGTGGATGCAGCACCAGGAACAGCACCAGGTAGGCCAAGGTGGACAACACCCCGACTCCGGCGAATCGGACCGTTTGGCGCAACAACGACCCCGGTGCCGCGGCGCGGCGCGAACCGAGCTGCGCGGCAAGCGAATTGATCGGAATGCTCCCTCCGGCGAAGCCGCGCAGCAGCCGCCCGATACCGAGCAGGTCGGCCTTCGCGGTCGCCACGATGTCGACGCGGCTGTCCGGGTCGTCGACCCAGTCCACCGGCACCTCGTGGATGCGCAACCCGCTGCGCTCGGCGAGCACCAGCAGCTCGGTGTCGAAGAACCAGCCGGTGTCACGGACATGCGGCAACAGCTGACGAGCGACGTCTGCACGGATCGCCTTGAACCCGCACTGGGCATCCGAGAAGTGCGCCCGCAGTGTCGACTTGAGGATCAGGTTGTAGCAGCGCGAGATGAACTCCCGTTTGGCCCCGCGCACCACCCGCGAACTGCGGTTGAGCCGGGTGCCGATGGCCAGGTCGGAGTGCCCCGATATCAGCGAGGCGATCAGCGGAGCGAAAGCGGCCAGATCGGTGGACAGATCCACATCCATGTAGGCCAGCACGGGGGCATCCGAGAGGGACCAGACGTGGTGCAGTGCCCGGCCACGACCCTTCTCGTCGAGCCGGACGACCCGGACACCGGACAGTTCGGCGGCCAGTGCCGCCGCGATGCTCGGGGTGTCGTCGGTGCTGGCGTTGTCGGCGATGGTGATCCGCACCGGGAAGGTGAAGCTGTCCTGTAGGTGCTGGTGCAGTCTGCGTACCGAACTCTGCAGTGCTGCCTGCTCGTTGTACACCGGGACCACGACGTCGACGACGGGGACGTCGGTATCGCGACCGACCGGGACGGCGCTGGGGAGCGCAATGGAGACGGTGTCTGTCATGTCCCCATCGTCGGATCTCAGGGTGTGCCGCCGGTGGGACCAACCTGTGTGCACGCTATGAGTCCGTCAGGTCGTAGATGACGTTGCCGCCAACGGTAACCGGCGCGTAACTGCGGTGTACCCAGTCGGTGATAGCGGCCGCATCCTGGCTGCCCGCGTGATCGCCATGGCCGCCCATCAGGTGCGCGTCGATGAAGTAGTGGATCCGGCCGTCGGCCACCAACTGCGTGAAACGGTCGAGGGTCGGCGCGGGATCGGTGCCGTTGAAACCCCCCACGGCCAGCACCGGCACGTCGGCGGCCAGTTGGTAACCAGCGGCGTTGGTCGAGCCGACCACCGCGGCCGGCCAGGTGTAGCGGTCGGCATCGTCCCTCAGCCGGGCTACCAGGTCGGGTGGAGGTGTCGGGGCCGCGAACAACCCGCCCGCGAACGCCCCGCCCTCAAACGGCCCGCCCCCGCGTTCGCGACCACCGTCGCCGGGCCCGTTCGGCGGCGGACCCGGGAAGGGGCCGCCGAACGGCGGGCCGGAACGGGCCGGGCCGACCGACGGGATCGCCCCGGTGTGCGGGGTGGCCGCGGTGGCGAGCGAATACGCGACAGGCCCGGCGAGCGCACACGCCACGGCCAGGACGGCCGCCACCGGGGCGAGCGTGCGCGTCATCATCAGCACCACCGCGATCGCACCGACCCCCACGATCATCCACCGCAACCACGGCAGCCAATCAGGCATCCGGGCCAGGAGCACGAAGGCCAGTCCCGCCGTGGCCGCCACCATGGCGGCCGACACCAGCCGGCACGGGAGTTCGGTGCGGTTGCGCCACAACAGATCTGTACCGACGGCGGCGCAGACGGCCACCGCGGGCGCCAGCGCGACGGTGTAGTACGGGTGCACGATACCGTTGGCGAAGCTGAACACCCCGGCCGTCACCACCAGCCAACCGCCCCAGACGATCAGCGCCGTCCGCGCCGGATCGGCGCGGGGCGCGCGTCGGCGCACCACGAATCCCGTGACCATGCCGATCAGCGCCGCGGGCAGCAACCAGCCGATCTCGGCACCCATGCCCGGACCGACCAATCGCGCCCATCCCACATCGAAATTCGGGTTGCCCAATCCGCCGGCCTGCGCGCCGGTCAACCGGCTCACACCGTTGTAGCCGAGGGCGAGTTCGATGATGCTGTTGTGTTGCGAGCCACCGATATACGGCCGCTCGGCGGCGGGCCACAGCTCCACCAGCAGCAGATACCAACCGCCGGCCACCACCAGCGCCACCGTTGCCGCGGCCAGCCGCCGCAGTCGGGTCCACAGCGGCACCGGCGCGCACACAAGGTAAGCGACCGCGAAGGCCGGCAGTACCAGGAATGCCTGCATCATCTTGGCCAGGAAGGCGAACCCGCACAGCACGCCGACGCCGACCAACCACCAGCGCCCGGCATCCGGCTCGCAGGCGCGCTGCACACAGTAGGCCGCGGCCACCAACAGCAGCACCAGCAAGGCATCGGGATTGTCGAAGCGGAACATCAGCGTCGCCACCGGCGTCACCGCCAGCGCGGCACCGGCCAACCAGGCGGCGACCGGGCCACAGACCCGACGCACCGATGCGTATACCAGTGCCACCGAGGCGACACCCATCAACGCCTGCGGCACCAGCAACGAACACGAGTTGAACCCGAAGATCCGCGCCGACAGACCCATCACCCACAGCGCCGCGGGCGTCTTGTCGACGGTGATGGCGTTGGCCGGATCACTGGACCCGAACAGCAACGCCGTCCAGTTCTGGCTACCCGCCTGCACGGCGGCGGCGTAGAACGAGTTGGCCCAGCCGTTGACCGATAGATTCCACAGGTAGAGCGCTGCGGTGAGTCCCAGCAGAGCACCTAGGGCAGTTCGTTGCGGGCCAATTCGTTGCAGGGCAATTCGTTGCGGGGCAAGGCGTTGCGGCGCGATCCGGACGGCAGTCATCACTTTCATCGTGGCGGCAGTCGCTACGCGAACGATTTGAGCCTGCTGTGCCTCAGCTATGAGCCGGCAGAGTGACCACGAAGCGGGTATCGCCCGGCACGCTGTGCAACTCCAACCGACCGCGATGGGCCTTGACGACCGCGGCGACGATGGCCAACCCCAGACCGGTGCTGCCACCACGGCGCGAGCGCGACGAGTCTCCGCGGGCGAACCGTTCGAACACCTCCGGCTGCAACACATCCGGGATACCCGGCCCGTCATCGGCCACGGTCAGCACGACCTCGCCCGTGCCGTGCGTCGCGACCGACGTCGTCACCGTCGTTCCTGCCGGCGTGTGCACCCGCGCATTGGTGAGCAGATTGGTCAACACCTGATGCAGCCTGGCCCGGTCGCCGGTGACGTACACGGGTTCATCGGGCAGGTCCAACGTCCAATCGTGATCGGGGCCTGCGGCATGCGCATCACCCGCGGCATCGAGCACCACCTGGGCCAGGTCCACCGGTTCGCTCTCCAGCGGTCGGCCCTCATCGAGGCGGGCCAGCAGCAGCATGTCCTCGACGAGCGTGGTCAGCCGTCGTGTCTCGGATTCCACCCGGTTCATCGCGTGCGCGACATCGTTCGGTAACTCGGCGCTCTTGCGTTGGGCCAGTTCGGTATACCCGCGGATGGCGGCCAGCGGGGTGCGCAGCTCATGGCTGGCATCGGAGACGAATTGGCGCACCCTGGTCTCGCTGTCATGGCGCGCCCGCAGCGCCGCGGCGATGCGGTTGAGCATCCGGTTGAGCGCCGCGCTGAGCTGACCGACCTCGGTGTGCGCGCTGACCGGGTCCACCGCGACGATCGTCGTCGGCAGGCGCACCTCTCCGGTGTCGAGTTCGAGATCGGCGACATCGCGGGCCGCCGCCGCCACCCGTTCCAGGGGCGCCATCTGGCGTCGGATGATCACGCTGCCGACGATGGTCGCCGCGGCAAGGGCGATCGCCGAGACCGCGCAGAACATCACCAGCACCCACAGCATGGTGTCGTCGACGACGGCGGTGGGCAGTCCGACGATGAGCGTCTGCGGCCCGTGCCGGGCGGGTATCGCGATCACCCGATAGGAGCCCAATCCGTCGATCTTCAGGCTCACGGGCACCTGACTGGGCGGAACCTGCGTCAGTTGTTCTGTCGCGGCAGAGCTGATGTCGGCGGTCGACCCAGACGCGGTGATCACACCCGCATCGACCCGGCCCTCGCCGGTCACCACGCCCACCGTGTGGATGGCCTGACCGGGTGCGTTCAGAAACCCGGGCCCCGGTCCTCGTTCGGGATCGAACCGGAACGGGTTGGGATCTCCGGCGACCGACGGGTCGGGAGGGACGCTTCCCGGCCGCGGTGGATAGCGGAAAAACGGCGGTGGCAGCTCCATGATGGCCGCCGAGCGCTTGGCGGCCTCGACCACCTGACCATCCAACTGGCGCATCAGGAAGCGTTGCAGCGCAAACTCGCTGACCACACCGATGGTGACGCAGACGACCGCCAGCAGGGTCACCAGGGTGACGACCAGACGCGTTCCCAGCGACCAGGCTCGGGGCGTGAACACCCGTTTCATCGCGGCGGGCGCAGGACGTAACCGGCGCCGCGGAGGGTGTGGATCATGGGCTCGCGACCGCTGTCGATCTTCTTGCGCAGGTAGGACACGTAGAGTTCGACGATGTTGGACCGGCCGCCGAAGTCGTAGCTCCACACCCGATCGAGAATCTGGGCCTTACTCAGCACGCGCTTGGCGTTGCGCATCATGAACCGCAACAACTCGAATTCGGTGGCGGTCAGCGTGATCGGTTCGCCACCCCGGCTCACCTCGTGACTGTCCTCATCGAGGACGAGATCGCCGACGACGATCTGGGCATCGCTGGCGTCGTCGGCCACACCGGTGCGACGCAGCAACGCCCGCAGCCGCAGCACCACTTCCTCGATGCTGAAGGGTTTGGTCACGTAATCGTCGCCGCCCGCGGTGAGACCGGCGATGCGGTCCTCGACCGAATCCTTGGCGGTCAGCAGCAACAGTGGCAGCCCGGGCTGGCGTTCGCGCAACGCCTTGAGCACATCGAGGCCACTCATATCCGGCAGCATCACGTCGAGCACCACGACGTCCGGTGGGTTGTCCCGCGCGAGGGCGATCGCCGCGGCGCCATCACCGGCGGTGGCGATGTCCCACCCCTCGTATCTCAGGGCCATCGACACCAATTCGGCCAGCACCGGCTCGTCATCGACAACCAGCACCTGGATCGGCTTGCCGTCGGCTCTGCGCATCGTCGCGCGCACCGGAGCGTCGTGGGCCGACCCGCGGGCTGAGGGGGACATGCCTTCCATTATCGACGCCCGGGTGGGCGCGACATGTGTCGTTCCTGTGAGCCCGCTATGAAAGCTCGGATCAGGGGGCGGGCGGCAGCGTGGTGGTCGTCGTCGGAATCACGGTCTCCTCGGGCACGGGTCCCACCTCGGGCTCCGCACCATCGGTGGGCGGCCACGCGGCCGGCTCCTCGGAACTCGGCGTGGTCACGGCCGTCGGTTCGGTGGGCTCAGCACTCAGGGTCGGCATCTGGGTGGCCACCGTCAGGCCCGCCATCCCGAGCACGGCACCCACCCCCGCACCGGCGAAGATCAGCTTCAGCTTGTTGGATGTCATGTGCGAAGGACTACCCGCAGCCCGGCCCGTAAAAACCTGGTCGGCGCGCCGGATGTGGGCCACCGCGCCTGGACTTGGCAGATCTCCTAACCTGTCGGGATGCAGCACCGCGGCGGAGCCACCGCATGACCCGCTTCCTGATGCGCCGGTTGCTGAACTACGCCATCCTGCTGGCGCTGGCCTCGGTGCTGTCGTTCACGCTGACCTCGCTGACCTTCTCCCCGCTGGACAGCCTGCTGGAGCGCAACCCGCGGCCACCGCAGGCCGTCATCGACGCCAAGGCCGCCGAACTGAATCTGGACAAGCCGATCCCGGTCCGCTATCTGGACTGGGTCTCTGGCGCGGTGCGCGGCGACTTCGGCACGACCGTCACCGGCCAGCCAGTCACCGAGGAGCTGTGGCGGCGCATCGGAGTGAGCCTGCGGCTGGTGTTGATCGGATCGGTGCTGGGCACCGTGATCGGCGTGGTGGTCGGGGCCTGGGGCGCCATCCGGCAGTACCGATTCTCCGACCGCGCCATCACGGTCGTATCGCTGTTGATCCTCAGCGCGCCCACCTTCGTCATCGCCAACCTGCTGATCCTGGGCGCCCTCAAGGTCAACTCGGTGCTGGGTGTGCAGTTGTTCGAATACACCGGGGAGACATCGTCGGACGCGGTGGGCGGATTCGGGAATCAACTCATCGACCGGTTACAGCATCTGGTGCTGCCCACCTTCACCCTCGCGCTGGCCGCCATCGCCGGCTTCAGCCGGTACCAGCGCAATGCCATGCTCGACGTGCTCGGCCAGGACTTCATCAGGACCGCCCGCGCGAAAGGACTCACCCGACGCCAGGCGCTGTTCAAACACGGCCTACGGACCGCCCTCATCCCGATGGCCACGCTGTTCGCCTACAGCGTGGGTGGACTGTTCACCGGCGCGGTCTTCGTGGAAAAGATCTTCGGCTGGCATGGCATGGGCGAGTGGGTGATTCAAGGCATCAGCACCCAGGACACCAACATCGTCGTGGCCATCACGGTGTTCACCGGGGTGACGATCCTGCTGGCCGGTCTGCTCTCGGACATCATCTACGCCGCCCTCGACCCCCGGGTGCGTGTCTCATGACCGATACCGACTATCAGTTCGTCTCACGTCGCACCCTGGTACTACGCCGGTTCCTGCGCAACCGGCCCGCCGTCGTCGCGATCGCCGTGCTGTGCCTACTCTTCGCCGGTTGCTGGCTGCTGCCGCCGCTGCTGCCCTATTCGCATACCGACCTGGACTACTACGCGCTGCAGCAACCTCCCTCCACCACACACTGGTTCGGTACCAACGCCATCGGTCAGGACCTGCTGGCCCAGACCCTGCGTGGGATGCAGAAGTCCCTGCTGATCGGGATGGCGGTCGCGTTCATATCGACGGTCATCGCCGCCACCGTCGGCGCGATCGCCGGGTATTTCGGTGGCTGGCGCGACCGCACCCTGATGTGGATCGTGGACCTGCTGCTGGTGGTGCCGAGTTTCCTGTTGATCGCCATCGTGACACCACGGACCAGGGAATCGGGATCGATCCTGTGGCTGATCGTACTGTTGGCCTGCTTTTCCTGGATGATCAGTTCGCGGATCGTGCGCGGTATGACGATGAGCCTGCGGGAACGCGAATTCGTCGCGGCCGCACGTTATATGGGCGTGTCGAACTGGCGGATCATCGTCCGCCACATCGTGCCCAACGTGGCCTCAATCCTGATCATCGACACCGCACTCAATGTCGGGTTGGCGATCCTCGCCGAAACCGGGCTCAGCTTCCTCGGTTTCGGTGTGCAGCCCCCTGATGTGTCGCTGGGTACCCTGATCGCCGACGGCACCCGGTCGGTGACGACGTTTCCGTGGGTTTTCCTGTTCCCTGCCGGCGTGCTGGTGCTGATCGTGCTGTGCGCCAACCTGGTCGGTGACGGGCTGCGCGACGCGCTGGACCCGGCGGCACGACCCGGGAGGCGACGGGCATGACCCTGCTGGAGGTGCGCGATCTGCGCGTCGAATTCCCCGGTGAGACCGAGACGGTCGCGGCGGTCCGCGGCCTGAACTACACGGTGGCGGCCGGTGAGGTGGTCGCCCTGGTCGGGGAATCGGGAGCGGGTAAGTCCGCAGGTGCGATGGCCGTGGTCGGGCTGCTGCCCGAGTTCGCCGCGGTGTCCGGGTCGGTCCGGTTACAGGGCCAGGAACTGATCGGGCTCGGCGACAATGAGATGTCGAGGATCCGGGGTGCACGCATCGGCACCGTCTTCCAGGATCCGATGTCGGCGCTGACGCCGGTGTACACCGTCGGCGACCAGATCGCCGAGGCACTCCGAATCCACCAACGCACCATGGACGCCAAGACAGCCCGCAGCCGGGCGGTCGAGTTGCTGGAGCTCGTCGGGATCAACCAGCCCGACCGGCGCGCCAGGGCGTTTCCCCACGAACTGTCCGGCGGTGAGCGGCAACGGGTGGTCATCGCGATCGCGATCGCCAACGATCCCGACCTGTTGATCTGCGACGAACCCACCACCGCACTCGATGTCACCGTGCAGGCACAGATCCTCGACGTACTGCGCACAGCGCGTGATGTCACCGGGGCCGGGGTGCTGATCATCACCCATGACCTGGGGGTCGTCGCCGAGTTCGCCGACCGGGCCCTGGTGATGTACGCCGGGCGTGCGGTCGAGACCGCGCCCGTGGACCGACTTTACAGCGGCCGTCGAATGCCCTACACCGCAGGACTTCTCGGATCGGTACCGCGCCTGGACGCGCCACGGGGCGAACGGCTGGTGCCGATACCGGGCGCTCCCCCGTCACTGGCCGCGCTTCCCGATGGATGCCCGTTCGCGCCGCGCTGCCCGCTGGCCGTCGACGAGTGCAGCAGCGCCGAACCGGAATTGGTCACCGTCGGTCCCGCCCATCAGGTCGCCTGCATCAGGCACGAGCAGGTTGCGGGCCGTAGCGCCGCGCAGATCTACGGGGTGTCCACGCCGACCCGGACCGACCCGACGGTGCCTGCCGAGCTCGGCGAGATCGTGTTGTCGGTGCGCGAGCTGACCAAGACCTACACCCTGACCAAGGGGGTGGTGCTGCGCCGACGGATCGGCGAGGTACGCGCCGTCGATAGCGTCAGCTTCGACCTGGAGCAGGGCCGCACGCTGGGCATCGTCGGCGAGTCGGGTTCGGGCAAGTCGACCACCCTGCACCAGATCCTCGACCTGAGCGCACCACAGTCCGGTCGCATCGAGATTCTCGGAACCGACGTCGCCACCCTGGATCGCCGCGGCCGGCGCGCCCTGCGCGGTGACCTGCAGGTGGTGTTCCAGGATCCGGTGGCATCACTGGACCCCCGCATGCCGGTATTCGATGTTCTGGCAGAACCGCTGCGCGCCAACGGCTTCGACAAGGCCGATACCCAGGATCGGGTCGCCGAGTTGCTGGGGCTCGTCGGGCTGCGGCGCGCCGACGCCGGCCGCTACCCGGCCGACTTCTCCGGTGGTCAGAAACAACGCATCGGCATCGCCAGGGCCCTGGCGTTGCAACCGAAGATCCTCGCGCTCGACGAACCGGTGTCGGCACTGGACGTGTCGATCCAGGCGGGCATCATCAACCTGCTGCTCGATCTGCAGGAGCGGTTCGGGTTGGCGTATCTGTTCGTCTCCCACGACCTGTCGGTGGTGCGGCATCTCGCCCACCGGGTGGCCGTCATGCATCGCGGCAGCATCGTGGAGCAAGGTGACAGCGAACAGGTTTTCACCGACCCCCAGCACGAGTACACGCGTCGCCTGTTGTCGGCGGTCCCCCGCCCCGCACCCGATCACCGTTAGAGTCAGATCGCATGAGTGCGATTTCGCGTCTGCTCGCCGTCGCGTCCGTGACGGTGCTGGCCCTGACCGGTTGTTCCAGCCCCGACACCTCGGTGCCCTCGGCGGGCGGGAATGCCGAGCTCGGCGCCACCGCCGATATCAACCCGCAGGACCCGGCGACCCTGCAACAGGGCGGCAACCTGCGTCTTCCGCTGACCGGATTCCCGCCCAACTTCAACTACCTGCACGTCGACGGCAACCTCGGCGAGCTGGGCAGGATGCTGCGCGCCACCCTGCCGCGCGCCTTCGTCATCAAGCCCGACGGTGAGATGACGGTCAACAGCGACTACTTCACCGACGTCGAACTCACCAGCACCGACCCGCAGGTGGTGACCTACACGATCAACCCCAAGGCGGTGTGGACCGACGGCTCCCCCATCACCTGGGAGGACATGGCCGCCCAGATCAATGCCACCAGCGGCAAGGACAAGCGTTTCCTGTTCGCCTCCCCCAACGGTAGCGAGCGCGTCGAGTCGGTGACCAAGGGCGTCGACGACCGCCAGGCCGTCATCACCTTCAGCAGGCATTTCGCCGATTGGCGCGGGATGTTCGCCGGTAATGCGATGCTGGCGCCCAAGTCCGTCACCTCCGACCCGGAGGCATTCAACCGAGGCTTCCTCAACGGTCCCTCGGCATCGGCTGGACCGTTCATGATCAGCACGGTGGATCGCGCCGCGCAGCGGATCGTGTTGACCCGCAACCCGAAATGGTGGGGCACCCCGCCGTTGCTGGACTCGATCACCTATTCCGTGCTCGATGACGCCGCGGTGATCCCGGCCCTGCAGAACAATGCGCTCGACGCCGCCGGGTTGGCTTCACTGGACGATCTGGAGAACGCCAGACGCACCCCCGGTGTCACGATCCGCCGTGCTCCCGCACCGAACTGGTACCACCTCACCATGAACGGCGCCGACGGCGCGATCCTGTCCGACCCCGGCCTGCGCACCGCGATCACCAAGGGGTTGGACCGCCAGGCCATCGCCCAGGTCACCCAGCGCGGGTTGGCCGACACCCCGGCGGCGCTGAACAATCACATCTATCTGGCCGGCCAGGAGGGCTACCAGGACAACAGCATCGGCTTCGACCCCGAGGCGGCCAAGGCCGATCTCGATGCCCTCGGCTGGAAGATGAACGGCCAGTTCCGGGAGAAGGACGGCCGCCAGCTCAAGATCCGCAACGTCTTCTACGACGGGCAGAGCACCCGCGCCGTGGCACAGATCGCGCAGAACCAGCTGGCCCAGATCGGGGTGAACCTGGAGTTGGTTCCCGCCGCCGGTGGCGATCTGTTTCCCAAGTACGTCACCATCGGCAACTTCGACATCGCCCAATTCGCCTGGGGCGGAGATGCTTTCCCGTTGGCGAGCCTCACCCAGATTTATGCCTCCGGCGGT
This DNA window, taken from Mycolicibacterium neoaurum, encodes the following:
- a CDS encoding bifunctional glycosyltransferase family 2/GtrA family protein, whose translation is MTDTVSIALPSAVPVGRDTDVPVVDVVVPVYNEQAALQSSVRRLHQHLQDSFTFPVRITIADNASTDDTPSIAAALAAELSGVRVVRLDEKGRGRALHHVWSLSDAPVLAYMDVDLSTDLAAFAPLIASLISGHSDLAIGTRLNRSSRVVRGAKREFISRCYNLILKSTLRAHFSDAQCGFKAIRADVARQLLPHVRDTGWFFDTELLVLAERSGLRIHEVPVDWVDDPDSRVDIVATAKADLLGIGRLLRGFAGGSIPINSLAAQLGSRRAAAPGSLLRQTVRFAGVGVLSTLAYLVLFLVLHPLLGAQWANFAALLITAIGNTAANRRFTFGVRGSKAVARHHVEGLIVFAIALAITSGSLAGLHAIAENPGKAVETTVLVAANLIATAARFVLLRGWVFHPRR
- a CDS encoding glycosyltransferase family 39 protein; the encoded protein is MTAVRIAPQRLAPQRIALQRIGPQRTALGALLGLTAALYLWNLSVNGWANSFYAAAVQAGSQNWTALLFGSSDPANAITVDKTPAALWVMGLSARIFGFNSCSLLVPQALMGVASVALVYASVRRVCGPVAAWLAGAALAVTPVATLMFRFDNPDALLVLLLVAAAYCVQRACEPDAGRWWLVGVGVLCGFAFLAKMMQAFLVLPAFAVAYLVCAPVPLWTRLRRLAAATVALVVAGGWYLLLVELWPAAERPYIGGSQHNSIIELALGYNGVSRLTGAQAGGLGNPNFDVGWARLVGPGMGAEIGWLLPAALIGMVTGFVVRRRAPRADPARTALIVWGGWLVVTAGVFSFANGIVHPYYTVALAPAVAVCAAVGTDLLWRNRTELPCRLVSAAMVAATAGLAFVLLARMPDWLPWLRWMIVGVGAIAVVLMMTRTLAPVAAVLAVACALAGPVAYSLATAATPHTGAIPSVGPARSGPPFGGPFPGPPPNGPGDGGRERGGGPFEGGAFAGGLFAAPTPPPDLVARLRDDADRYTWPAAVVGSTNAAGYQLAADVPVLAVGGFNGTDPAPTLDRFTQLVADGRIHYFIDAHLMGGHGDHAGSQDAAAITDWVHRSYAPVTVGGNVIYDLTDS
- a CDS encoding HAMP domain-containing sensor histidine kinase — its product is MKRVFTPRAWSLGTRLVVTLVTLLAVVCVTIGVVSEFALQRFLMRQLDGQVVEAAKRSAAIMELPPPFFRYPPRPGSVPPDPSVAGDPNPFRFDPERGPGPGFLNAPGQAIHTVGVVTGEGRVDAGVITASGSTADISSAATEQLTQVPPSQVPVSLKIDGLGSYRVIAIPARHGPQTLIVGLPTAVVDDTMLWVLVMFCAVSAIALAAATIVGSVIIRRQMAPLERVAAAARDVADLELDTGEVRLPTTIVAVDPVSAHTEVGQLSAALNRMLNRIAAALRARHDSETRVRQFVSDASHELRTPLAAIRGYTELAQRKSAELPNDVAHAMNRVESETRRLTTLVEDMLLLARLDEGRPLESEPVDLAQVVLDAAGDAHAAGPDHDWTLDLPDEPVYVTGDRARLHQVLTNLLTNARVHTPAGTTVTTSVATHGTGEVVLTVADDGPGIPDVLQPEVFERFARGDSSRSRRGGSTGLGLAIVAAVVKAHRGRLELHSVPGDTRFVVTLPAHS
- a CDS encoding response regulator transcription factor, with translation MRRADGKPIQVLVVDDEPVLAELVSMALRYEGWDIATAGDGAAAIALARDNPPDVVVLDVMLPDMSGLDVLKALRERQPGLPLLLLTAKDSVEDRIAGLTAGGDDYVTKPFSIEEVVLRLRALLRRTGVADDASDAQIVVGDLVLDEDSHEVSRGGEPITLTATEFELLRFMMRNAKRVLSKAQILDRVWSYDFGGRSNIVELYVSYLRKKIDSGREPMIHTLRGAGYVLRPPR
- a CDS encoding ABC transporter permease, translating into MTRFLMRRLLNYAILLALASVLSFTLTSLTFSPLDSLLERNPRPPQAVIDAKAAELNLDKPIPVRYLDWVSGAVRGDFGTTVTGQPVTEELWRRIGVSLRLVLIGSVLGTVIGVVVGAWGAIRQYRFSDRAITVVSLLILSAPTFVIANLLILGALKVNSVLGVQLFEYTGETSSDAVGGFGNQLIDRLQHLVLPTFTLALAAIAGFSRYQRNAMLDVLGQDFIRTARAKGLTRRQALFKHGLRTALIPMATLFAYSVGGLFTGAVFVEKIFGWHGMGEWVIQGISTQDTNIVVAITVFTGVTILLAGLLSDIIYAALDPRVRVS
- a CDS encoding ABC transporter permease → MTDTDYQFVSRRTLVLRRFLRNRPAVVAIAVLCLLFAGCWLLPPLLPYSHTDLDYYALQQPPSTTHWFGTNAIGQDLLAQTLRGMQKSLLIGMAVAFISTVIAATVGAIAGYFGGWRDRTLMWIVDLLLVVPSFLLIAIVTPRTRESGSILWLIVLLACFSWMISSRIVRGMTMSLREREFVAAARYMGVSNWRIIVRHIVPNVASILIIDTALNVGLAILAETGLSFLGFGVQPPDVSLGTLIADGTRSVTTFPWVFLFPAGVLVLIVLCANLVGDGLRDALDPAARPGRRRA
- a CDS encoding ABC transporter ATP-binding protein encodes the protein MTLLEVRDLRVEFPGETETVAAVRGLNYTVAAGEVVALVGESGAGKSAGAMAVVGLLPEFAAVSGSVRLQGQELIGLGDNEMSRIRGARIGTVFQDPMSALTPVYTVGDQIAEALRIHQRTMDAKTARSRAVELLELVGINQPDRRARAFPHELSGGERQRVVIAIAIANDPDLLICDEPTTALDVTVQAQILDVLRTARDVTGAGVLIITHDLGVVAEFADRALVMYAGRAVETAPVDRLYSGRRMPYTAGLLGSVPRLDAPRGERLVPIPGAPPSLAALPDGCPFAPRCPLAVDECSSAEPELVTVGPAHQVACIRHEQVAGRSAAQIYGVSTPTRTDPTVPAELGEIVLSVRELTKTYTLTKGVVLRRRIGEVRAVDSVSFDLEQGRTLGIVGESGSGKSTTLHQILDLSAPQSGRIEILGTDVATLDRRGRRALRGDLQVVFQDPVASLDPRMPVFDVLAEPLRANGFDKADTQDRVAELLGLVGLRRADAGRYPADFSGGQKQRIGIARALALQPKILALDEPVSALDVSIQAGIINLLLDLQERFGLAYLFVSHDLSVVRHLAHRVAVMHRGSIVEQGDSEQVFTDPQHEYTRRLLSAVPRPAPDHR
- a CDS encoding ABC transporter family substrate-binding protein — encoded protein: MSAISRLLAVASVTVLALTGCSSPDTSVPSAGGNAELGATADINPQDPATLQQGGNLRLPLTGFPPNFNYLHVDGNLGELGRMLRATLPRAFVIKPDGEMTVNSDYFTDVELTSTDPQVVTYTINPKAVWTDGSPITWEDMAAQINATSGKDKRFLFASPNGSERVESVTKGVDDRQAVITFSRHFADWRGMFAGNAMLAPKSVTSDPEAFNRGFLNGPSASAGPFMISTVDRAAQRIVLTRNPKWWGTPPLLDSITYSVLDDAAVIPALQNNALDAAGLASLDDLENARRTPGVTIRRAPAPNWYHLTMNGADGAILSDPGLRTAITKGLDRQAIAQVTQRGLADTPAALNNHIYLAGQEGYQDNSIGFDPEAAKADLDALGWKMNGQFREKDGRQLKIRNVFYDGQSTRAVAQIAQNQLAQIGVNLELVPAAGGDLFPKYVTIGNFDIAQFAWGGDAFPLASLTQIYASGGESNYGKIGSDEVDAKIEDTLAELDPAKAREKANELDKLIWNVGHSLPLFQAPGNMAVRSNLANYGPTGIGDINYSTMGFMK